Proteins encoded by one window of Rutidosis leptorrhynchoides isolate AG116_Rl617_1_P2 chromosome 7, CSIRO_AGI_Rlap_v1, whole genome shotgun sequence:
- the LOC139857377 gene encoding haloacid dehalogenase-like hydrolase domain-containing protein At4g39970, translating to MAAAMVSNTIFLRYPPTTVHNHTSLFSLHKTNPSTHSYSSSITTSRSLLRSVSICSATSRAMEALIFDCDGVILESEDLHRQAYNFAFAHFNVCCPPFTQPLNWDTEFYDVLQNQIGGGKPKMRWYFKENGWPTSTIFSSPPESDTDRATLIDTLQDWKTEKYKDIIKSGTVEPRPGVLRLMDEARASGKKVAVCSAATKSSVVLCLENLIGMERFQSLDCFLAGDDVKEKKPDPSIYITASKKLGVSEKACLVVEDSVIGLQAATKAGMSCVITYTSSTAEQDFTDAIAKFPDLSDVKLKDLEELLENVVAA from the exons atggCAGCTGCAATGGTGTCCAACACCATCTTTCTCCGTTATCCTCCCACCACCGTTCACAACCACACCTCTCTTTTTTCTCTTCACAAAACCAATCCTAGTACACATTCATATTCTTCATCGATAACAACAAGCAGATCATTATTAAGGTCAGTTTCCATTTGTTCTGCAACTTCAAGAGCAATGGAAGCGTTGATATTCGATTGTGACGGAGTTATTCTCGAATCAGAAGACCTGCATCGACAAGCTTACAATTTCGCTTTCGCTCACTTTAATGTTTGTTGTCCTCCCTTTACTCAGCCTCTTAACTGGGACACTGAATTCTATGATGTTCTGCAGAACCAAATCGGTGGTGGTAAACCGAAAATGAGATG GTATTTCAAGGAGAATGGTTGGCCTACTTCGACGATATTTTCCAGTCCTCCTGAAAGTGATACCGACAGAGCTACATTGATCGATACTCTTCAG GATTGGAAAACAGAAAAGTACAAAGATATAATCAAGTCTGGAACT GTTGAGCCTAGACCAGGTGTATTGAGATTAATGGATGAGGCAAGAGCATCT GGCAAAAAGGTTGCAGTATGCTCTGCTGCAACTAAAAGCTCAGTTGTCCTCTGCTTGGAGAATCTTATTGGAATG GAGCGTTTTCAAAGTCTTGATTGTTTTCTTGCAG GTGATGACGTAAAGGAAAAAAAGCCAGACCCTTCTATATATATTACAGCCTCTAAG AAACTAGGAGTTTCAGAGAAAGCTTGTCTGGTTGTAGAAGATAGTGTTATTGGTCTACAG GCAGCGACGAAAGCTGGAATGTCGTGCGTGATTACGTATACATCTTCAACTGCAGAGCAAGATTTTACAGATGCAATTGCAAAATTTCCTGATTTGAGTGACGTAAA ATTAAAAGACTTGGAAGAGCTGCTAGAAAATGTGGTTGCTGCGTAA
- the LOC139858255 gene encoding uncharacterized protein encodes MATCFSFTASRDRCFRYSFSRTGLKSTTVNLHDGATVIHCWIPKTHKPNKPNLLLIHGFGANAMWQYNDFIAPLVTKFNVYIPDLLFFGSSHTTRPERTEHFQAECVMAALDAAGLVGKIQVMGMSYGGFVAYSMAVTFAERVDKVVIVSSGVCFDVSDMDKGLLSVNSIEDATAILLAQTPEKLRELMKMAFFKPPISVPSCFLSDFIDVMNSEFVQERRELIESIHKGRKVSNLPKITQPTLILWGDHDRIFPIELAHRLKSHLGENAKLVIVKNAGHAINEEKPKEMYKHMKSFLIEQRVD; translated from the exons atGGCAACCTGCTTTAGTTTCACAGCATCAAGAGACAGGTGTTTCAGGTACTCTTTTAGTCGGACTGGTCTTAAATCAACCACCGTTAACCTCCACGATGGTGCCACCGTGATCCACTGTTGGATCCCTAAAACCCATAAACCAAACAAACCCAATCTCCTTCTTATTCATGGATTCGGTGCCAACGCAATGTGGCAATACAATGATTTTATTGCTCCACTTGTTACTAAGTTCAATGTTTATATTCCTGATCTTTTGTTTTTCGGATCCTCCCACACTACCCGACCCGAACGAACCGAACACTTCCAAGCCGAGTGCGTTATGGCGGCCTTAGATGCTGCTGGACTTGTTGGCAAGATTCAG GTGATGGGGATGAGTTACGGTGGGTTTGTGGCGTACAGTATGGCGGTTACTTTTGCGGAGAGAGTGGACAAGGTGGTGATCGTTAGTTCGGGTGTTTGTTTTGACGTAAGCGATATGGATAAAGGGTTGCTCAGTGTGAATAGTATCGAAGATGCTACAGCTATATTGTTGGCTCAAACGCCCGAAAAATTGAGGGAGTTGATGAAAATGGCTTTCTTTAAGCCTCCTATAAGTGTGCCATCTTGCTTCCTCTCCGATTTTATTGAT GTAATGAACTCAGAGTTTGTTCAAGAACGGCGAGAATTGATTGAAAGCATACATAAAGGTCGAAAAGTCTCCAATCTTCCAAAGATTACTCAG CCAACATTGATCCTCTGGGGAGATCACGATCGAATCTTTCCAATAGAATTAGCTCACAGATTAAAAAG TCATTTAGGTGAAAACGCCAAACTCGTAATTGTGAAGAACGCTGGGCATGCAATTAACGAGGAGAAACCGAAAGAAATGTACAAACACATGAAATCCTTCCTCATTGAACAACGAGTTGACTGA